The sequence TCCCAGAAGGAAGCAAGAACATTTCATGGAGGGTGTTGTAATCCAGTATTAGGGGTTCGGGTTTTAGTCTAACTATGATAGGACATTAGTTAGCACCAAGTCTGGCTGCTGTTAACAAAATACGGAGGCTTAAACAAGGTAGTGCTCAACATAATGGCTGAATACGTGTCTGTCCTTGTCAGTAATTGACAGGAAACCTAGATTGGGTAACATTTGCAGACTTACTCGTTAGGTTCTTTGGACTGTGCATTAGGAAACTTTAAAGAATCAATATGACTTAGTGAGATATAACTCCATTATGATTcatgtattttaacatattttgaaaacaaatttaccTCGACTTACCCTAGAGAGACAAAATACTAGAGCGGCTAAGAGCCCAGGCTCTGGACTCACTGTGTATTAAGTTTGTGACTGTGAGGCAGGTTATATGACCTCTCTAAGTACTACTATCCATATCTGTAAAGTACGAATAGTGATAGCAGTTACCTAATAAGgtggttgttgtaaggattaatcTATAGAAGTTAGTATTACTTAGCTCAATGAATGCTAACTGTTCTTACCCCAAAAGACATAAAGTGGCCACTGTCTCATTTGCATGATAGAGTCAGTATGGAATGGAGATACTATCAGACGTGCTGAATAGATATGAATGTATAGCTTCATCAAACAGAACAAGTTATTCAAACCATCTTACATGTGGGTAATGGATTAAAATTATGGTACTGgtaacaattttattttgctgGATTTCTGAAACCTAGGAAATTACTGTGGACATAAAGTTGCATCATAGAGTCtctcttttcatgttcttaatgATTCTTATATTGCTCATTGGATGCTATTTTAAGTGTTATACGAAAAGGAGATGACCAAGGACTACCTGGGATGGAccggaagaaagaaaaatggaagcagtATCTCAGTGGAAAGGTGAAAGCCCTGGGCCAGTTCCAGGCTACCATCTTCTCAATCCCATTCTCACCTACTGCCTTTCGTGCCCCTCTTCCACTGAGCACACAGTGgacaaaaaatatcaaaatcaaaattttctcttcGCAGTCATTTCCTGTtgttcttattatatttttatcgTAACTGTTTTGTATGAAACagttttataaagtattttcatttttaaattattttgggaaATAGCAACATGTGTTCTAGAATTTCTTcacttcaacacacacacacacacacacacacacacatacacaccaaaacaaaaacttgggcaggttctagagaaagaaaaattcagatgAGAGTGAGAGTGGGGTAATAGTCTAGGTGCCCTTTTATCTTAGATCTGCCAATTTTGTCCCCTTCACCACTCTTGCATGggtgcatgcgcacacacacagcTTCTCAGAACAATGGGACAACATGACCAGTACAGAGAAGTCTTACGACACCATGTTCTTCCTGCGGAGTATGTTGTTCCTCCTGCTTGTCTATGGGAGTTGACCAGTCTGAAGGAGACTGAGGGTCAGTGTGTGCTGGATGCACTCAAGTTGAAGCAGGAAAACTCTCCCCACTGCTAATTGCTTTCCCTTCGTGGTTTCAGAGTTCCTGGTGTAGGACATAAGGTTGAAGAGTTTACTAATTTAATATCAGAATCTAACCACTTCGCACCACCTCCCCCACTACCTTCTTTTTTGCATGAATTACTCGATCAGTCATGTCCCAGGGGATCTTTCCTACCAGTCTTGCACCTGTCCAGTCATTTCCACCCAGCAGGCAGAGGACTCTTTAAAATGTACATCAGAACCTGCCATTCTTCTACTCTAAATCCCCCCACTGGTTTCTTATTTCAATCAGAGGAAAATTCTGAGTCCTTACAAGATCTGATGCCTTCAATTCATTCCCCAACTCCAGGCTAATCGTTCCTCACATTTTCCAAGCATGCTGCCACATCAGGTCTTTGAacttgcacttgctgttctctctctccAGAATATTCTTTTCCCAGACAACAAGTGGCTTGCTCCCTTACTCCCTTTAGGTCCCTGTATGAAAGGTACCACGTCGGAGAGATTTATTTTTGACAACCCTATAAAAGTATCACTTCCCAGTCGCTCTCTATCCCCCTTCACTTAAAGTTAGTTTTGTTTCTAGTCCTTATCACCACCTCagatataaatttattatcttgtttatagtctctcttttcttatcccttactagaatgtaagctgtGTAGGGACAGAACTTCTGTCTGTTCTATTCACTgttatatccccagtgcctagaaaagTTTCTAGCAGAGTAGGTACTTAATATCCTGAATAATGAATATGGTGAGAATCTTAGTTCTCCAACCACCTCTGTTCTGTGTCTAATCAAACAACTTGAAGCCTGACTCTTAAAATCCCCAGAATTCTGCATCCACaaatttccttatctgcaaaatgcaGGAAATCGTACTTTCCTTACAGACTTTTGTGAtaaataagtgagataatatcTATCAAGAGTTGAGTATGCATCTTGGCACATACAAAGCCTCCAAGAAATGGcaaatgtttttatcattattactattatttggcAGTGATCCAGACAGCTTTTGCCGCCAACCTGAAAACATGGAGGCGTAAGGACGGGAACCattctgtttatttctatgttttagaCCTTCTGTGTATATGGGTAAGTGTTGTTGAAAGTCAGATATTAACTCCAGGGACTCTCTATGTCCACAAATACAATAGCTGAGCAATACCTCATGACATTAATTAAGGAGCCCACAGTATTAGGAGATAAAAAATGATTATCACTGagaacttatgtccacacaaaaacctgcacatggatgtttatagcagctttattcataattaccagaACTTGGAAGTAATCAAGATGTCCTTTAGgaggtgaataaataaactgtggcacatccagacaatgaaatgctattcagctctaaaaagaaatgagctgtcatgccatgaaaagacatggaggaaacttaaatgcacattcctgaatgaaagaagccaatgtgaaaaagctacatactgtatgattccaattacatgatatcctggaaaagacaaaactatggagacagtgaaaacaTCAATGCTGGCCAAGggttttgtgggggtgggggggagataaacaggcagagcacagaaggTTTTTAGGGCAgcgaaaatactctgtatgacactctaatgatggatacatgtcattatacatttgtcccaactcatagaatgtacaaaaCTCAGAGTGAACCACAATGAAgactatggactttgagtgattatGATGATTGGTGTAGGTCTATCAATGGTAACAAATATACCCCTCTGGTGGGGCATGCTATTATTGGGGGACGCTGTGCATGCGTGAGGGCAGGGGGACATGGAAAAATTTCTGTACttccctctcaattttgctgtgcacctcaaactgctctaaaaaaaatgcaaccttttaaaaattgcttccaATTTTCTTAACGCCTTCAGGCTATCAAAAGGGAATGTGAGAGAGGAAATTGAATATGGCCTGGCGATGAAGTTCCTAAGCTGAACTGAGAGAGAGGCCCTTCTGCCAACTATTATATTCGGTTGGTGCGAAaggaattgcggtttaaaaggttaaaaataattgcaaaaaccgcaattatttttgcaccaacctaatatttctccCTTTGGGGAATCCTGACTTGTCTCAGTAATAGGCCTATGGCACAATAACTGGCTTGGAAATTTATAAGCCAAGCTCTGAGATCAAGTCAAAGACTCAATATATAGGTTGGAACCTATTACAAACCCTTAGTGAATATAGTCAGAtgttggcattaaaaaaaaaaaaaaaaatgaaagccctCCAGAATTTAACAAACCACATACCTACTTAACACAATTTGCTGTCTTTCTAGGATCTGAACTCATCTTCATCATTCATATAACAGAACCAGTGATAAAATCCTTGGAATTACAATGAGATATACCAGAAGCATTTCCATATTTTGTAGTATTATTATGTCAGTGCATGGCTGGGCTTCAAAGCTGCCAGAAGAAAGGGAATTGACTACCAACTGCTCCAACATGTCTCTAAGAAAGGTTCCTTCAGGCTTGTCCCCAGCGACAACCACACTGGATTTATCCTACAACCTACTTTTTCAACTCCAGAGTTCAGATTTTCGTTCTGTCTCTAAACTAAAATTCTTGAGTCTATGTCATAATAGAATCCAAGAGCTGGATATCAAGACCTTTGAATTCAACAAGGAGTTAACATATTTAGATTTGTCTTACAACAGACTGAAGACCGTTACATGGTATTCACTGAAAGGTCTCAGACATTTAGATCTTTCTTTCAATGACTTTGACACCATGCCTATCTGTGAGGAGGTAGGCAACATGTCacacctggaaaccctaggttTGAGTGGGGCAAAAATACGAAAGTCAGATATCCAGAAAATCTCTTACTTGCATCTAAATACTGTCTTCTTAGGATTGAGAACTCTTTCTTATTATGAAGAAGGTAGCCTGCCCATCTTAAATACAACAAAACTTCACATTGTTTTGCCAATGAACACAAATTTCTGGGTTCTTTTGCGTGATGGAATCAAGACTTCAAAAATATTAGAAGTGACAAATATAGATGGCAAAAACCAATTTGCAAGTTATGAAACTCAACAAAGTCTTATTGTAGAGAATTCCAAGACATCTATTCTATTGCTTAATAAAGTTGATTTACTCTGGGATGATCTTCTCCTCATCTTTCAATTTGTTTGCCATGCTTCAGTAGAATACTTTCAAATTCAGCATTTGACTTTTGGAGGCAAGGTTTATCTTGACCACAATTCATTTGATTACTCAAATACTGTGATGAGAACTATAAAACTGGAGCatgtacattttagaatttttaatattcCACAAGAGAGTGTCTACTTGCTTTTTAccaaaatggatatagaaaaccTGACAATATCAGATGCACAAATGCCACACGTGCTATTCCCTACTTATCCTACAAGATTCCAGTATTTAAATTTTGCTAATAATGTCTTAACAGATGACCTGTTTAAAAAACCTGTTCAATTGCCTCATTTGAAAACTCtcattttaaagaacaataaattaGAGACATTTTCCTTAGTGAGTTGCTTTGCTAACAACACATCCTTGAAGCACTTAGATCTGAGCCAAAATCTGTTACaacatgaaaatgatgaaaattgcTTTTGGCCAGAAACCCTAATTGCCATGAACCTGTCATGCAATAAATTTGCTGATTCTGTGTTCAGGTGCTTGCCCACAAGTATTCAAATACTTGACCTGAACAATAACAAAATTCAAACTGTTCCTAAAGAGATTATTCATCTGAATTCTTTGCAAGAGCTAAATCTTGCGTTTAATTTTCTAACTGATCTTCCTGGGTGCAGTCATTTTAGAAGGCTTTCAATTCTAAACATTGAAATGAACTTAATTCTCAGCCCATCTCTGGATTTTTTTCAGAGCTGCCGGGAAGTTAAGACTCTAAATGCGGGAAGAAATCCATTCCGGTGTACTTGTGAATTAAGAGATTTCATTCAGCTTGGAAAACGTTCAGAGGGCATGATGGTCAGATGGTCAGATTCATACATTTGTAAATACCCTTTGAAGCTAAAGGGGACTCGGTTAAAGGATGTTTACCTTCCTGAATTATCCTGCAACACAGCTCTGTTGATTGTCACTATTGTGATTATCATGCTCGTTCTGGGGACGGCCACAGCCTTCTGCTACATGCACCTGGATATTCCCTGGTATCTCAGGATGCTGGGTCAGTGGACACAGACATGGCACAGAGTTAGGAAAACAACCCAAGAACAACTCCAGAGAAATGTCCAATTCCATGTGTTCATTTCATACAGTGAACATGACTCTGCCTGGGTGAAGCACGAATTGATCCCTAATCTAGAGAAAGAAGATGGTTCTGTCTCAATTTGCCTTCGTGAGGGAAACTTTGACCCTGGCAAGTCAGTTGCTGAGAATATCCTAAACTGCATTGAGAAAAGCTATAAGTCCATCTTTGTTTTGTCTCCCAACTTTGTCCAGAGTGAGTGGGGCCAGTATGAACTCTACTTTGCCCATCACCATCTCTTCCATGAAACTTCTGACTACATAATTCTTATCTTACTGGAACCCATTCCACTCTACTGCATCCCTACCAGGTATGCAAAGCTGAAAACTCTCATGGAAAAGAAAGCATACTTGGAATGGCCCAAGGATAGGCGTAAATGTGGACTTTTTTGGGCAAATCTTCGAGCTGCTATTAATGTCAATTTATTAGAAATCAGAGAGATGTGTGAACTACAGACATTCCCAGAGCTGAATGAAGAATCTCGAGGTTCTGCAATCTCTCTGATAAGAACAGACTGCCTATAAAACCCCACCCTCCCCTAGGGAAGTTGGGGCCTGTATACACTGTTGGGATATAAATTGATAAAACCTTTATGATGACAAAttggcaatatttattaaaatgaaaaatgatcatGCCTTCATGTCAGTTTCTTACAGGATTTCTAAGAATGTATCCTACAGAAACACAAGCTTGCAAAGGTTTATGTAAAAAAGATCTTTGTCCCAGCATTGCTTATaatcatgaaaaactgaaaacagctcaAATATCTACAAAATAAGGATGGATTCAATAAATTATAGTATGTTGATGCAATAGAATATTAGgcaaccattaaaaagaatgacgTAGCTCTATATTTGCTGGCATagagaaaattatgttaatttattcattgaaaTAAAAGTCTAAAGGACTCTTGACCAGTACAGTGGTGTAGGAACAGTGGTTTGGGTCTGGGAGGTTGGATTACAGGGAGCATTTTGTTTCTATgttgtatatttctataatgttggagttgcttaaaataaatttctacttcttttatacacaggaaaataacaataaagataactttttaaagCCTACACATCCTACTCATTTTGCTTCATTCTTCCCTCTTTACTCTCACAGGTCATAGAAGGAAAACAAGCTTTCCTGAATTTTgccaaattatatttcaaaacatgttaCTTCCCTGATTAGAAAAAATTCCTACGGCTTACCCCCATGACAAAAGATGAAAATGCCATGCTCCTTTACGATCTGACACCAATCTCCTCTCACCTCCTTGCATCCCATCATTGAGCGCTATCACATTACGGGTCCTTCCCCAGAACATTCAGTCTTTTTTTCAGGCCCCCAGACCTTACTTAGCGTTTGGTATCATGATCTCCTATAATACCTTTCCACCTTGGTTCATTCAGGAACTCTTACCTATCCTTCAAGGCACCGTTGAAATGTCAACTCTTCTTTGAAACGTTCCTTACTTCTTCCCCTGAGCGTGATGCCTTGTTTCTCTATAACACTTCAGACATAGCTGATCTCCAAACTgattatgtatgtttttaaagtttcccttTCTCACTAGACTCTGAGATCCTCAAAGGCTAGGACAACGTCCCTCTGCCCTTGTATCAGCAGCAGTCTGCTCCGTCCCGGGTTCAGAGAAAGTGTTCAATGAATGTCTATGTTGGGTTAGCTAGAGGAACTTCGACAGGACTCAACTGCCTTCAGGATAGATAGTGGAATTTGAAGGTAAATTCTGAGAAGCC comes from Rhinolophus ferrumequinum isolate MPI-CBG mRhiFer1 chromosome 5, mRhiFer1_v1.p, whole genome shotgun sequence and encodes:
- the TLR10 gene encoding toll-like receptor 10 isoform X2; the encoded protein is MEAVSQWKVIQTAFAANLKTWRRKDGNHSVYFYVLDLLCIWSCREVKTLNAGRNPFRCTCELRDFIQLGKRSEGMMVRWSDSYICKYPLKLKGTRLKDVYLPELSCNTALLIVTIVIIMLVLGTATAFCYMHLDIPWYLRMLGQWTQTWHRVRKTTQEQLQRNVQFHVFISYSEHDSAWVKHELIPNLEKEDGSVSICLREGNFDPGKSVAENILNCIEKSYKSIFVLSPNFVQSEWGQYELYFAHHHLFHETSDYIILILLEPIPLYCIPTRYAKLKTLMEKKAYLEWPKDRRKCGLFWANLRAAINVNLLEIREMCELQTFPELNEESRGSAISLIRTDCL
- the TLR10 gene encoding toll-like receptor 10 isoform X1, whose protein sequence is MRYTRSISIFCSIIMSVHGWASKLPEERELTTNCSNMSLRKVPSGLSPATTTLDLSYNLLFQLQSSDFRSVSKLKFLSLCHNRIQELDIKTFEFNKELTYLDLSYNRLKTVTWYSLKGLRHLDLSFNDFDTMPICEEVGNMSHLETLGLSGAKIRKSDIQKISYLHLNTVFLGLRTLSYYEEGSLPILNTTKLHIVLPMNTNFWVLLRDGIKTSKILEVTNIDGKNQFASYETQQSLIVENSKTSILLLNKVDLLWDDLLLIFQFVCHASVEYFQIQHLTFGGKVYLDHNSFDYSNTVMRTIKLEHVHFRIFNIPQESVYLLFTKMDIENLTISDAQMPHVLFPTYPTRFQYLNFANNVLTDDLFKKPVQLPHLKTLILKNNKLETFSLVSCFANNTSLKHLDLSQNLLQHENDENCFWPETLIAMNLSCNKFADSVFRCLPTSIQILDLNNNKIQTVPKEIIHLNSLQELNLAFNFLTDLPGCSHFRRLSILNIEMNLILSPSLDFFQSCREVKTLNAGRNPFRCTCELRDFIQLGKRSEGMMVRWSDSYICKYPLKLKGTRLKDVYLPELSCNTALLIVTIVIIMLVLGTATAFCYMHLDIPWYLRMLGQWTQTWHRVRKTTQEQLQRNVQFHVFISYSEHDSAWVKHELIPNLEKEDGSVSICLREGNFDPGKSVAENILNCIEKSYKSIFVLSPNFVQSEWGQYELYFAHHHLFHETSDYIILILLEPIPLYCIPTRYAKLKTLMEKKAYLEWPKDRRKCGLFWANLRAAINVNLLEIREMCELQTFPELNEESRGSAISLIRTDCL